Proteins encoded within one genomic window of Fragaria vesca subsp. vesca linkage group LG1, FraVesHawaii_1.0, whole genome shotgun sequence:
- the LOC101291275 gene encoding serine/threonine-protein phosphatase 7-like has protein sequence MSCNCDTEIPPLPPQSESQPSQDQQQSSSPEPPILATSPPPELEFPIEWPPEGNLSLEWVQNLMSVFDWSSRNLTPTQFQEVLPVKVFDTLVLTASKILHKEPNCVMIDDCSPDSTVVVIGDVHGQLHDVLFLLKDAGYPSENRIFVFNGDYVDRGAWGLETFLVLLAWKVLMPTRVYLLRGNHESKYCTSVYGFENEVLVKYRDEHGKDRVGKHVYRKCLGCFEGLPLASIINGSVYTAHGGLFRSIAVTPVKRPKGKKNRKIVMNSETSSLVLGSLEELSKARRSVLDPPWEGLNLIPGDVLWSDPSMKPGLAPNKVRGIGLIWGPDCTEDFLKKFQLKLIIRSHEGPDAREKRPGLGGMDQGYTIDHVVESGKLITLFSAPDYPQFQGTEERHRNKGAYIVLEPPNFDHPVFHSFEAIAPRPQVKAYYDYEEAIDSDEELDMASMATSP, from the exons ATGTCATGCAACTGTGATACAGAAATCCCACCTCTTCCTCCTCAATCTGAATCTCAACCATCCCAAGATCAACAACAATCTTCATCTCCAGAACCACCGATCTTGGCCACATCTCCGCCGCCGGAGCTAGAATTCCCAATCGAATGGCCCCCCGAAGGGAACCTCAGCCTGGAGTGGGTCCAGAATCTCATGTCCGTCTTCGACTGGTCTTCAAGAAATCTAACCCCGACCCAATTCCAAGAGGTTCTTCCCGTCAAGGTTTTCGATACCTTGGTTCTTACAGCCTCCAAGATCCTCCACAAAGAACCCAACTGCGTCATGATCGACGACTGCAGCCCTGACTCCACCGTCGTCGTCATCGGCGACGTCCACGGCCAGCTGCACGACGTTCTTTTTCTGTTAAAAGATGCCGGGTACCCGTCGGAGAATAGAATCTTCGTCTTCAATGGAGACTATGTTGACAGAGGAGCTTGGGGTCTTGAGACTTTCTTGGTTTTGCTGGCGTGGAAGGTTCTGATGCCTACGAGGGTGTATCTTCTGAGAGGTAATCATGAATCCAAGTACTGTACTTCTGTTTATGGATTCGAGAATGAAGTGTTGGTTAAGTATAGAGATGAGCATGGTAAAGATAGAGTAGGGAAACATGTGTATAGGAAATGCTTGGGTTGCTTTGAAGGGCTTCCTCTTGCGTCTATTATAAATGGGAGTGTTTATACTGCTCATGGAGGGCTGTTCCGCAGCATTGCGGTGACGCCTGTTAAGAGGCCAAAGGGGAAGAAGAATAGAAAGATAGTTATGAATTCGGAGACGAGTTCTTTGGTTTTGGGGTCTTTGGAGGAGTTGTCTAAGGCTAGAAGATCGGTTCTTGATCCTCCTTGGGAAGGTTTGAACTTGATTCCGGGGGACGTGCTGTGGTCGGATCCTTCGATGAAGCCTGGCCTTGCTCCGAATAAAGTTAGAGGCATTGGTCTCATTTGGGGACCTGATTGCACTGAGGACTTTCTTAAGAAGTTTCAGCTCAAG TTGATTATCAGATCGCATGAAGGCCCTGATGCGCGTGAAAAGAGGCCAGGTCTTGGAGGCATGGATCAAGGGTACACCATTGATCATGTCGTGGAGTCAGGGAAGCTCATTACTTTATTTAGTGCTCCAGATTACCCACAATTTCAG GGTACCGAGGAGAGGCATAGAAATAAAGGGGCTTACATTGTTCTGGAACCCCCTAATTTTGATCATCCTGTATTTCATAGTTTTGAAGCAATTGCTCCAAGACCACAG GTAAAAGCATACTATGATTATGAAGAAGCAATTGATTCTGATGAGGAGTTGGACATGGCATCAATGGCAACCAGCCCCTGA